A section of the Pochonia chlamydosporia 170 chromosome 2, whole genome shotgun sequence genome encodes:
- a CDS encoding SDA1 domain-containing protein (similar to Neosartorya fischeri NRRL 181 XP_001264254.1), giving the protein MVKRKVAALEKIDADFASLQYKIRRDPKSYKDDFLKQWEQYESQREIFLMNPTGGTADSIESFHNMIDLIAHVADCYPAETKTYPDDLKLILNEHHTVLHPDLRDKIVGSLVLLRRKDVIDSASLLTTLFPILVSSPSKTLRELLFQKILSDMRNSNSKAINHPLNRTVQTVLYNLVTADRSSPRAIWAIKLTRELWKRQIWTDSKPVDVMKEACLSDNEKVVIGATRFFLGGDKEREELEDDSSDDEIDLSKIRHQIGINKKTKKQKKTYEKAVNKVRRDQQKKAKPHPLNFSALHLLHDPQGFVEQLFSKHLQNTKSKLSLDSKILVLQLVTRLVGLHKLTVVALYSWFIKYLSPRQQSVTSILASLAQGTHNLVPPDVLEPLIQKIANEFVSEAAASEVAAAGLNSIREICARQPLAMTDTLLQDLVQYRKSKDKGVMMAAKGLLSLYREVGAELLQKKDRGKDATIGLKSGLQHQQRFGEEAVGGIEGLDLLAKWKDEETKKKRLAKGLPETPESDEEQDKEADGFDSDEWEVGSEDSSDSGDWINVDHSDEEAPAAKKQKHDDDTPNPEDDPESAAAQLQRMQLLATTTILTPADLAKLQELRASAAIESAASGHRRKRNNTANTNGTLDDGLTAENIEAPAKLRKLTKEEKIALAKEGKPDREEHKSTQAIKKSKKEAAGKSTSNREKARKKNFLMTLGKAKSKQKRSLVETRKVLKGHVERSTRGGRRRNFA; this is encoded by the exons ATGGTGAAGAGAAAGGTTGCAGCTCTGGAAAAGATCGACGCGGACTT CGCGAGTTTGCAGTACAAAATTCGTCGAGATCCAAA ATCGTACAAAGATGACTTCCTCAAACAATGGGAGCAATATGAATCCCAGCGCGAAATCTTCCTCATGAACCCGACCGGCGGAACGGCCGACTCCATCGAATCTTTCCACAACATGATTGACTTGATTGCTCACGTTGCCGATTGCTACCCCGCGGAAACAAAGACATACCCAGACGACTTGAAGTTGATCCTCAACGAACACCATACCGTGCTGCATCCTGATCTTAGAGACAAAATTGTGggaagtctggtgcttcttcGACGCAAAGATGTGATTGATTCAGCGAGCTTGCTGACCACCTTGTTTCCAATCCTGGTGTCGTCGCCGAGTAAAACACTACGCGAACTGTTATTTCAGAAAATTCTGAGCGATATGCGAAACTCGAATTCCAAGGCGATAAACCACCCGCTGAACCGAACGGTACAAACAGTTCTATACAACTTGGTCACTGCAGACCGATCGTCGCCCAGGGCAATTTGGGCCATCAAGTTGACGCGCGAACTGTGGAAGCGACAAATCTGGACGGATTCCAAACCCGTCGACGTGATGAAGGAGGCGTGCTTGTCTGACAACGAAAAGGTGGTGATTGGTGCGACACGCTTCTTCCTTGGTGGAGataaagaaagagaagagctggaagaCGATAGCAGTGATGACGAGATTGACTTGTCCAAGATAAGGCATCAGATTGGCATCAAtaagaagacgaagaagcagaaaaagacGTACGAGAAGGCGGTTAACAAGGTGCGCCGCGACCAACAGAAAAAAGCCAAACCTCACCCGCTCAACTTCTCGGCTCTCCATCTGCTACATGACCCGCAGGGGTTTGTCGAACAACTCTTCTCAAAGCACcttcaaaacaccaagtccaagctGTCGCTGGATTCCAAGATCCTGGTCCTGCAACTAGTTACGCGACTGGTTGGTCTGCACAAACTGACAGTCGTGGCATTATACTCGTGGTTCATCAAGTATCTCAGTCCTCGACAACAATCAGTCACTTCCATCCTAGCATCCCTGGCACAAGGAACCCATAACCTGGTGCCCCCGGATGTCCTCGAGCCTCTGATTCAAAAGATTGCAAACGAGTTCGTCTCTGAAGCAGCCGCCTCAGAAGTCGCAGCCGCCGGTTTAAACTCCATCCGCGAAATCTGCGCCAGACAACCACTAGCCATGACAGACACATTACTACAAGATCTCGTTCAATACCGCAAGAGTAAAGACAAGGGCGTCATGATGGCAGCCAAGGGCTTGCTCTCACTGTACCGAGAAGTCGGCGCAGAACTACTACAAAAGAAGGACAGAGGCAAGGACGCCACAATCGGCCTCAAGAGCGGCCTGCAACACCAGCAAAGGTTCGGTGAAGAAGCAGTCGGCGGCATTGAGGGCCTCGACCTCCTCGCCAAGTGGAAGGACGAGGAAACCAAGAAGAAACGACTCGCAAAGGGTCTCCCCGAAACCCCCGAAAGCGATGAAGAACAGGACAAAGAAGCAGACGGCTTCGACTCAGACGAGTGGGAAGTCGGCTCCGAAGACAGCAGCGACTCAGGCGACTGGATCAACGTCGACCACTCCGACGAAGAAGCCCCGGCAgccaagaaacaaaagcacgacgacgacacacCCAACCCAGAAGACGACCCCGAATCCGCAGCCGCCCAACTCCAACGCATGCAACTCCTCGCCACGACCACCATCCTCACACCCGCCGACCTCGCCAAACTCCAAGAACTCCGCGCCTCCGCGGCCATCGAGTCCGCCGCCTCTGGCCACCGCCGCAAGCGCAACAACACCGCCAACACAAACGGCACCCTAGACGACGGCCTAACAGCCGAGAACATCGAAGCACCCGCCAAACTGCGCAAGCTgaccaaggaggagaagattgCGCTCGCAAAGGAAGGCAAGCCCGATAGAGAGGAGCACAAGTCCACgcaggccatcaagaagagcaagaaggaggCCGCGGGCAAgagcaccagcaacagagagaaggcaaggaagaagaacttCCTCATGACGCTGGGCAAAGCGAAGAGTAAGCAGAAGAGGAGTTTGGTCGAGACGAGAAAAGTGCTTAAGGGGCATGTGGAGCGGAGTACGAGgggtgggaggaggaggaattTTGCGTAG
- a CDS encoding helicase-like protein (similar to Metarhizium robertsii ARSEF 23 XP_011411307.1), whose amino-acid sequence MSSVRAVIRRSHLKSKTGCLNCKRRRVKCDEFQPTCRKCHKLGIECNYPVQDGASEPQAQPAILWPTPIEQACILWKESGCSPFPTLFRQESPGWHTMPLSNLRYIYQMALIDTMLDLSGTREIALLWGEINIIIQLAVNFDFVANTLAAVSAERLAVRTRSSEPARDAARYRKLALEGLGQAVGSFSKDNSDAILASYLCCQFIVPEYRSFMVVTKSVSKVVSEMQPWSAQSVFGRIYAYELISDSHQSFVTDYNSTTMAIVNAILPPPSVADVLLQGMNTLSWQTPCFQNDPHFSAAIRQQRDAMRFVYERLGVETIPATTQYRLLFPFMSWFNRNTGSSYVTLSQRDPQLLLFLLNLFSVVLVLVVALPATDTPFFASFRVRAVLDLARALELVQEALLFILCNDQDIIRRQIDEMRDLLKDHRDEQSDNLKDLRDMLHEQQDTQNTTTIQQRNQLDYIEAIIARRHTDI is encoded by the exons ATGTCCAGTGTTCGCGCTGTCATTCGTCGCAGCCACCTCAAGTCCAAGACGGGATGCTTGAACTGCAAACGCCGTCGCGTCAAGTGTGACGAGTTCCAACCAACTTG TCGAAAGTGCCACAAGCTAGGAATCGAATGCAATTATCCCGTACAAGATGGCGCCTCAGAACCTCAGGCTCAgccagccattttgtggcCAACCCCCATCGAGCAAGCCTGCATCCTATGGAAGGAATCAGGTTGTTCACCATTCCCTACTCTATTTCGGCAAGAATCTCCCGGCTGGCATACCATGCCCTTGTCCAACTTGCGATATATATACCAAATGGCACTGATCGATACAATGCTCGACCTCAGCGGAACAAGGGAGATCGCGCTTTTGTGGGGAGAGATTAACAT catcatccaaCTAGCAGTAAACTTCGACTTTGTCGCTAATACCCTTGCTGCCGTCTCGGCAGAGCGTCTCGCCGTGCGGACAAGATCCAGCGAGCCGGCAAGAGATGCAGCGCGGTATCGTAAGCTAGCACTCGAGGGGCTCGGGCAGGCAGTTGGATCCTTTTCCAAGGACAACTCAGACGCCATATTAGCGTCCTATCTATGCTGCCAATTTATAGTGCCCGAGTA TCGTTCATTCATGGTTGTCACGAAAAGCGTATCAAAG GTCGTGTCAGAAATGCAGCCATGGTCCGCACAATCTGTATTCGGCCGCATCTACGCCTATGAACTCATATCCGACTCTCACCAGTCCTTTGTCACAGACTACAACAGCACTACCATGGCCATTGTCAACGCAATACTACCCCCGCCCAGCGTTGCCGATGTCCTCTTGCAAGGCATGAATACGCTGAGTTGGCAGACCCCCTGTTTCCAAAACGACCCGCACTTCTCTGCGGCTATTCGGCAGCAACGGGACGCCATGCGCTTCGTCTACGAGCGACTTGGCGTTGAGACTATCCCTGCTACGACGCAGTACCGCCTTCTCTTCCCGTTCATGTCCTGGTTCAACAGGAACACGGGGTCTTCGTACGTCACTCTCAGTCAGAGAGATCCGCAGCTGCTCCTGTTTCTACTTAATCTGTTCTCGGTTGTGCTCGTTCTTGTGGTGGCGTTGCCTGCGACAGACACACCCTTTTTTGCTTCCTTTAGAGTGAGAGCTGTGCTGGATTTAGCACGAGCGCTAGAATTGGTACAGGAAGCT CTCCTGTTTATACTCTGCAACGACCAAGATATCATTCGCAGGCAGATAGACGAGATGAGAGATTTGCTCAAGGACCACCGCGATGAACAATCCGACAATCTCAAAGACCTACGTGACATGCTCCACGAACAGCAGGATACCCAGAATACAACGACAATTCAGCAACGCAACCAACTAGACTACATTGAAGCCATAATAGCCCGCCGTCATACCGACATTTAA
- a CDS encoding l-fucose permease (similar to Neosartorya fischeri NRRL 181 XP_001257790.1) produces the protein MSFKEFIKRRSLKADDSRRTRAAELTLRQSIYPICLVTVLFFLWGFSYGLLDTLNKHFQVVLGINRSRSAGLQAAYFGAYPLASIGHAAWILRHYSYRAVFIWGLFLYALGALLAIPALKQQSFGGFCACIFIIGNGLGSLETAANPYITVCGPPRYSEIRINISQAFNGIGTVIAPVLGSYVFFNFSDERALANVQWVYLSIAVFVLLLAFLFFMSDIPEITDADMEFQAKETHAGSADKPFIKQYKLFHAAFAQFCYTGAQVAIASFFINYATATRPGTSDSLGSKFFAGAQAAFAIGRFTGVGLMKYVRPRWVFLAFISCCVIFLCPSLTQRGNTGMSMLYVVLFFESICFPTIVALGMRGLGRHTKRGSGYIVGGVVGGAVVPPATGAAGDAFGDGYAMFVPLIFMVLATTYAVCVNFVPAYRNVVDSFGETEVGIVHHGTDEENIESTSNEEKPHGHGHHEQGHTNGKNLEANAALATAPKES, from the exons ATGTCCTTCAAGGAATTCATCAAGAGGCGCTCGCTCAAGGCCGACGACAGTCGCCGGACGCGAGCAGCCGAGTTGACTCTCCGCCAGTCCATCTATCCCATTTGCCTGGTCACCGTTCTGTTCTTCCTCTGGGGTTTTAGTTACGGTCTTCTCGACACGCTCAACAAGCATTTCCAGGTTGTTCTTGGCATTAACCGGTCCCGTTCTGCAGGTCTGCAGGCCGCCTATTTTGG CGCGTACCCTCTGGCGTCAATTGGTCACGCGGCATGGATTCTCCGACATTACAGCTACCGGGCCGTTTTCATCTGGGGCTTGTTCCTTTATGCACTTGGAGCTTTGTTGGCCATCCCCGCGCTCAAGCAACAGAGCTTTGGCGGATTCTGCGCGTGCATCTTCATTATTGGCAACGGCCTGGGCTCGCTAGAGACGGCAGCAAACCCATACATTACGG TTTGCGGCCCACCACGATATTCCGAGATTCGAATTAATATTTCACAAGCCTTTAATGGCATTGGTACTGTCATTGCGCCTGTGCTGGGATCTTACGTGTTCTTCAATTTTAGCGACGAACGCGCACTGGCCAATGTCCAATGGGTGTACCTTTCCATCGCCGTCTTTGTACTGTTGCTCGCTTTCTTATTTTTTATGTCTGACATTCCAGAAATCACTGATGCAG acatggagttcCAAGCAAAGGAAACGCACGCGGGTTCCGCCGATAAACCATTCATTAAACAGTACAAATTATTCCATGCCGCCTTTGCTCAATTCTGTTACACGGGCGCTCAGGTGGCCATTGCtagcttcttcatcaactacgCGACGGCTACTCGCCCGGGCACATCCGACTCACTAGGGTCCAAGTTCTTTGCCGGAGCACAGGCAGCTTTCGCAATTGGACGATTTACCGGTGTGGGTCTTATGAAATATGTCCGGCCGCGGTGGGTGTTCCTTGCTTTCATCTCTTGCtgcgtcatcttcctctgccCATCCTTGACACAGCGTGGCAACACCGGCATGTCAATGCTGTACGTTGTCTTGTTCTTTGAGTCTATTTGTTTCCCTACCATTGTCGCACTCGGCATGAGGGGTCTGGGTCGACATACAAAGCGAGGCAGCGGGTACATTGTCGGTGGTGTCGTTGGCGGTGCCGTTGTCCCACCAGCAACTGGTGCCGCGGGAGATGCCTTCGGCGACGGCTATGCAATGTTCGTGCCACTGATATTCATGGTATTGGCCACGACGTACGCCGTCTGTGTCAATTTTGTCCCTGCATACAGGAACGTTGTGGATTCATTCGGAGAAACTGAGGTGGGCATTGTACACCATGGAACAGATGAGGAGAATATCGAATCGACATCGAATGAAGAGAAGCCACACGGGCACGGGCACCATGAACAGGGACATACAAACGGAAAGAATCTAGAGGCCAATGCTGCTCTGGCTACGGCGCCAAAAGAATCATAG
- a CDS encoding kinesin (similar to Metarhizium acridum CQMa 102 XP_007808797.1) translates to MDTKQFIEFIQNVSDRGFAEAEVTFTVEDVYKTLDENPHKAREKSKALQVQRQGRGGKRRTSRSHDFIWQNLGPWAAQSQSSIAIIEGPQHYRGWVEEIAIETTELVERQLIPVAWSLNVLPEPGDGENPRRYTAQDIVAQFCLQFVRQNPRRNTQPMLEKCLAMSKAASTELEWFGVLAWCIDGLDETYIILDVDAMDKSESRAVSWPALFESMSKDLATSTVCCIVRVILLTCTIDHSFGDLVRTKIIQLPRGNIATFRGVQKNCRLPFKPNCTERSANAWLQHVRRSRVQELQSSGRTESSEASGDTLDMRRTDETMSAPMDLCPPVSSSLLRPASRSAFKVAIICALPFEADAIRALFDCDWDEEGTVYDKAVGDPNAYSAGSVGRHSVILVHMANMGTTSAAVAAASCRCSFPNIRLALVVGVCGGVPFPSNGREMMLGDVVVSDGVIQYDHGRRLPSQFLIKDTLSDSLGRPNTEVRALLSKLKGLHSRRRMEKKLTEYLDVLRREPELAAYPPKNTPDKLFEAVYHHVSQDMSCEQAGCNGELVERDRAQQDHRPAVHFGLMASANSVMKSAQDRDEIATATKAIAFEMEGAGVWDVFPCIVIKGVCDYADSHKNKEWQRYAAASAASCAKAFLEYWIPLPDV, encoded by the exons ATGGACACGAAGCAGTTCATCGAGTTTATTCAAAACGTTAGCGATCGGGGCTTTGCCGAAGCAGAGGTCACATTCACCGTCGAAGATGTGTATAAGACGCTAGATGAAAACCCGCATAAGGCCAGGGAGAAATCCAAGGCTCTTCAAGTtcaaaggcaaggcagaGGAGGGAAGCGACGAACAAGTCGCTCTCATGACTTCATCTGGCAGAACCTTGGACCATGGGCAGCGCAATCTCAATCATCCATTGCCATCATTGAAGGCCCACAGCATTACAGAGGCtgggttgaagaaattgCGATTGAAACAACAGAGCTGGTCGAGAGGCAATTGATACCGGTGGCATGGTCGCTCAACGTCCTTCCAGAGCCGGGTGACGGCGAAAACCCAAGACGGTACACTGCACAGGATATTGTTGCTCAGTTCTGTCTGCAATTTGTCAGACAGAACCCGAGGAGGAACACACAGCCTATGCTTGAGAAATGTCTGGCAATGAGTAAGGCAGCAAGCACTGAACTTGAGTGGTTTGGGGTTCTCGCCTGGTGTATTGACGGGCTGGATGAAACCTATATTATCCTCGACGTTGACGCTATGGACAAGAGCGAATCCAGAGCTGTCTCATGGCCAGCATTATTTGAATCGATGTCGAAAGATCTTGCTACGAGTACGGTGTGCTGCATCGTCAGAGTAATCCTTCTCACCTGCACCATAGATCATTCATTTGGAGATTTAGTAAGAACAAAAATTATCCAGCTTCCACGAGGTAACATAGCAACTTTCCGCGGAGTCCAAAAAAATTGTCGTCTGCCTTTTAAACCAAACTGCACCGAACGTTCTGCGAATGCATGGCTACAACATGTCAGGAGGTCAAGGGTACAGGAATTACAGTCTTCCGGTAGAACTGAGAGTAGCGAGGCCAGCGGAGACACACTGGATATGAGAAG AACGGACGAAACCATGTCAGCACCAATGGACCTCTGTCCCCCCGTATCAAGTTCGCTTCTTCGTCCGGCCAGCCGCTCCGCATTCAAGGTAGCCATCATCTGTGCTCTCCCCTTCGAGGCAGATGCTATTCGGGCCCTCTTCGACTGCGACTGGGACGAGGAAGGGACTGTATACGACAAAGCAGTGGGCGACCCAAATGCCTACTCCGCTGGTAGCGTTGGTCGCCACAGCGTTATCCTCGTCCATATGGCCAACATGGGCACGACAAGCGCTGCTGTGGCGGCTGCTAGCTGCCGATGTAGCTTCCCAAATATCcgtcttgcccttgttgtGGGAGTCTGTGGTGGCGTTCCTTTCCCTTCTAACGGACGGGAGATGATGCTCGGAGATGTTGTCGTCAGCGACGGTGTCATCCAATACGACCACGGTCGAAGGCTACCAAGCCAATTCTTGATAAAGGATACCCTTTCTGACTCCTTGGGTCGCCCTAACACCGAAGTGCGCGCATTGCTCTCCAAATTAAAAGGCCTTCACAGCCGCAgaaggatggagaagaagcttacTGAATACCTAGACGTGCTCCGTCGAGAGCCAGAATTAGCGGCATATCCCCCCAAAAATACCCCAGACAAGCTGTTCGAAGCTGTGTATCATCATGTTTCTCAGGACATGTCCTGTGAACAGGCTGGATGCAATGGAGAATTGGTGGAACGCGATCGCGCGCAGCAAGACCATCGTCCCGCCGTTCATTTTGGGCTCATGGCATCTGCAAACTCGGTGATGAAGTCTGCACAAGATCGCGACGAGATTGCCACTGCTACTAAGGCGATTGCGTTTGAAATGGAAGGTGCAGGTGTATGGGACGTTTTTCCGTGCATCGTGATAAAAGGGGTCTGTGACTATGCGGATTctcacaagaacaaggagtgGCAGCGCTACGCAGCTGCTTCCGCTGCTTCATGTGCAAAAGCGTTCCTTGAATATTGGATCCCATTGCCTGATGTGTAA